The following coding sequences lie in one Candidatus Zixiibacteriota bacterium genomic window:
- the leuS gene encoding leucine--tRNA ligase: MNYPFKEIEEKWQKKWAESKLYKAADDPVKKYYMLVMFAYTSGDIHIGHFRNYTIGDVIARYRRMQGYDVLHPFGWDAFGLPAEEAAIKRGEDPEKWTLSNIENSRNTLKKTGVSFDWDREVITCLPDYYRWTQWMFVQLYKHNLAYRGKSLVNWCPHCNTVLANEQVIQGKCWRCDSEVTKKELEQWFFKITAYAERLLNDLDTLSGWPENVKIMQRNWIGKSQGVEIDFKVEKTGERLPVFTTRPDTIYGVTFMAIAPENELLKRLEIEPKYKKAVNDYVNKALQKTDIERSSIAGEKDGVFTGRYAINPLSGEKVQLWVAEYVVATYGTGVVMGVPGHDQRDFEFAKKYDIPIKVVIQPKGKNLTPETIEQAYEEPGTMVNSDIFNGLWSTEGIEKINDYIEEKGLGKRKTNYKLRDWLISRQRYWGAPIPMIHCEKCGIVPVPESELPVLLPKGNIDFIPKGRSPLADVNEFIQTTCPNCGGKAERDPDTMDTFVCSSWYLFRYTDPHNDKEPFSREKAKKWMPVDKYIGGIEHATGHLLYFRFFTKVLNDIGRLSVNEPALELFNHGMVLDSKGEVMSKSKGNAISPLDLMEQNGVDVSRIAVYFAAPSDKEVLWTGEGITGARRFLTRIYDFAKYCIDTYKIDINNHSKASTLVAWNTKTYKTVYRKLHQTIKKVTEDIERLDLNTAIASMMELLNTLDDELYLIPDTDRYEFLPYFMERTTQLLAPFAPHLAEEMWEELGHKDSIFK, from the coding sequence ATGAACTATCCTTTCAAAGAAATAGAAGAAAAGTGGCAGAAGAAGTGGGCGGAGTCCAAGCTCTATAAGGCCGCAGATGACCCTGTTAAGAAGTATTATATGCTGGTGATGTTCGCCTATACCTCCGGGGATATTCACATTGGACATTTCAGGAATTATACAATTGGTGATGTGATAGCCCGCTACAGGAGGATGCAGGGATATGACGTTCTGCACCCATTTGGCTGGGACGCATTTGGACTTCCGGCTGAAGAAGCAGCCATTAAAAGGGGAGAGGATCCTGAAAAATGGACGTTGAGTAATATCGAGAACTCTCGCAACACTCTGAAGAAAACCGGAGTGAGCTTTGACTGGGATAGAGAAGTCATAACCTGCCTTCCAGATTACTACAGATGGACCCAGTGGATGTTCGTTCAGTTATACAAGCACAATTTAGCTTATAGAGGCAAATCTTTGGTGAACTGGTGCCCACACTGCAATACGGTTTTAGCCAATGAACAGGTTATCCAGGGAAAATGCTGGAGGTGTGATTCTGAGGTCACAAAAAAGGAGCTCGAGCAGTGGTTCTTTAAGATCACCGCTTATGCAGAGAGGTTATTGAACGACCTGGATACTCTTTCCGGCTGGCCTGAGAACGTGAAGATAATGCAGAGGAACTGGATTGGGAAAAGCCAGGGAGTGGAGATAGATTTCAAAGTCGAAAAAACCGGAGAAAGGCTACCGGTCTTCACTACGCGTCCAGATACTATCTATGGTGTAACCTTTATGGCGATAGCTCCGGAAAATGAACTTCTTAAAAGACTTGAAATCGAGCCAAAATATAAAAAAGCGGTTAATGATTATGTTAATAAAGCTCTCCAGAAAACGGACATTGAACGGTCATCCATAGCAGGGGAGAAGGATGGAGTATTTACCGGAAGGTATGCCATAAATCCTTTGTCAGGCGAGAAAGTTCAGCTCTGGGTAGCAGAGTACGTGGTAGCAACCTATGGAACTGGTGTGGTAATGGGTGTTCCCGGGCATGACCAGAGGGATTTCGAATTTGCAAAAAAATATGATATTCCGATTAAAGTCGTCATCCAGCCAAAGGGTAAGAATCTCACTCCTGAGACTATAGAGCAGGCTTATGAGGAGCCGGGAACGATGGTAAATTCAGACATTTTCAATGGACTCTGGTCAACAGAGGGAATCGAGAAAATAAACGACTATATAGAAGAAAAAGGCTTAGGTAAAAGAAAGACCAATTACAAACTCAGGGACTGGCTGATTTCCAGGCAGAGATACTGGGGTGCTCCGATTCCGATGATCCACTGTGAGAAATGCGGGATAGTCCCTGTGCCTGAGTCCGAGCTTCCGGTTTTACTGCCCAAAGGGAATATTGACTTCATACCTAAAGGACGCTCTCCTCTAGCTGACGTAAATGAATTTATCCAGACTACCTGCCCGAATTGCGGTGGTAAAGCTGAGAGAGACCCGGATACGATGGACACTTTTGTCTGCTCTTCCTGGTATTTGTTCAGGTATACTGACCCGCATAATGACAAAGAGCCGTTTTCAAGGGAAAAAGCAAAGAAATGGATGCCGGTGGATAAATACATTGGTGGAATCGAGCATGCCACCGGGCATCTGCTGTATTTCAGGTTTTTCACCAAGGTCCTGAACGATATAGGCAGGTTGAGCGTGAATGAGCCGGCTTTAGAGCTTTTCAATCATGGGATGGTACTGGACTCAAAAGGTGAAGTTATGTCCAAGTCCAAAGGGAACGCTATTTCTCCGCTTGATCTGATGGAACAGAACGGAGTGGATGTATCCAGGATAGCGGTTTACTTTGCTGCTCCTTCGGATAAAGAGGTTCTCTGGACAGGTGAAGGAATTACAGGCGCCAGGCGGTTTTTAACCCGTATTTACGATTTCGCAAAATATTGCATAGATACTTATAAAATAGATATAAACAATCACTCCAAGGCAAGCACATTAGTTGCTTGGAATACAAAGACTTATAAGACTGTATATCGTAAGCTTCATCAAACCATAAAGAAGGTTACGGAAGATATCGAAAGACTGGATTTGAATACCGCTATTGCCTCTATGATGGAGCTGTTGAATACCCTGGACGATGAGCTTTATCTTATCCCGGATACGGACAGGTATGAATTCCTGCCTTACTTTATGGAAAGAACTACTCAGCTTTTGGCTCCTTTTGCACCTCATTTAGCTGAGGAAATGTGGGAAGAACTTGGTCATAAGGATAGCATATTCAAG